From the genome of Gorilla gorilla gorilla isolate KB3781 chromosome 4, NHGRI_mGorGor1-v2.1_pri, whole genome shotgun sequence:
TTTGCTCCTCTGATCAAGTCAGCACACACCTTCTCCAGGGATTTTACGATGCGGCTCGTTAGAGTGACTCGAATTCGTGAattgccacctccgcctccctgggtgTTTTTCCGGTATCCTTAAAAGCCATGGCTGCTGCGCGGCTTCCTGAGCGACTGGTTCCTCGGCGAGGGCGAACAGCGGTGAGTCAGTAGCAGGAGCGTGCGGATCAGCGATCCGCAACACCTACGACCGCGTCTTCCTCAAAgagctatttatttatatacatttttgagacggaatctagctctgtcgcccaggctggagtgcagtagagcgatctcggctcactgccacctctgccttctgggttcaagcgattctcctgcctcagcctccggagtagctgggattacaggcgcctgccaccacgcccagctaatttttgtatttttagtagagacggagtttcactgtgttggccaggctagtctcgatctcctgacctcgtgatccacccgcctcggcctcccaaagtgctgggattacaagcgtgagccacaagGCCTGGCCACTATTTATATTTTACACTTGATCTtggccaaaaggccgagaagcgatactatttatatttttataatacatatcccCATCTAACATACTACATACTGcaattatttattatatctttTGTTTAGTGTCTAATATCCTCCTCCACCTGCACCCCagcagaatgtaagctccataaggAAAAGAATGTTGATCTATTTTGTTCTCTGATGTAATCCGCTGTACGCCCTGGACAGAACCTGCTATAAAGTAGGagctcaataagtatttgaatTAATGTATCGTGGGAAGGAAAAAACCCAGAGAATAAGGGGCGGCTGAAGCTGTGAAAGGAGCAATTAGGCCtggcgtgggggctcacgcctgtaatcccagcactttgagggaccaaggcaggcagatcacttgagatcagaagttcgagaccaggatGGCCaataacatggcgaaaccccgtctctactaaaaatacaaaaattagcccagcgttgtggcgggcgcctgtgatctcagctactctgaggctgagacagagacagagaattgcttgaacccggaagacggaggttgcagtgagctgagatctcgccactatactccagcctgggcgacagagtgagactcggtctcaaaaaaagaaaaaaaaagtgtgtgtgtgtgtggggtgggggacgGGTCAATAAATAGAGCAATACTGTATATGTAAAATACAGAATGGTATGATACCAAGAACACATAGATGGAATGATCTGCAGCACTTCTCAACTGTATTACATTCAACGAAACCGTTTAGAGCttgttctccctccctcccccactttcTTTGTTCCTTGGGGAACCCCCACACGGCACAAACCGTGTTTTAATTCCTATTCTCTAGTGTGCAGATAAGTGCCTGGCACTATTAAGTGGTCAAAAGAGGTCGTGAGCAAGTTAACAAATCACTGTTTCCATGTCCCTAACTACGCTTAAGCTCGTAGAGAAGATATCTCCTGTCTCTTGCGCTTCTACTTCAACTCCCACTTCGCAGAGACGGCTAAAAGCGACGTCGTAAATTTATTACGTAATAAGGCAGCGCCCAGAGGCGGAAGAGGCAGGTTTTTGCTCCGGCCACGTGAGGAGGGTGGGCGGGGCGTTAAAGTTCATATCCCAGTGTCCTTTGAAtcaacttccttttttcttttttccggCGTTCAAGATGTCGAAGCGAGGTGAGGTTTTGTTTCTGGAGGATCCTCCACCATCTGTCGTGCAGTGGCTGGCGGATTCGTCAGGAGCGGTGGCCTTAGGCAGCTGGGTCGCTTTGCTCTCCTTCAGGCCGGAGAGAGAGAGCCAGGCCACCGCGAGAGCACTGCCAGGGCCCTCGAAAGTGGCAGTGGGGTGCTGGAGAGTTGAGATGGCAGGATCCCGACATGAATGTAGTCTGGATACCGCGAGATCGCTCCGCGAATAGGGCTATCGTAATGGGGTTGAAGTTAGACTGGATTAGGCCCTGGTTTGCGCGACCTCTGCGGTTTTATGCCTTGCAGGAGTAATTGCGTTTTGCGAAAGTTGGAGCAAGGGCCGAGTCGTCTAGGTTTCTTAATTTCGATGTCAGAGTGTTAATAGTAAGAAATAGGCTACTTTCCGTGAGAATCGGGTGGCACATGGGGACGGCATAAGTAAAATCCGAGCGAGCTAACCTATAGCGTACAGTCTATCAAAGCATGTGCGGTGAATTACAGCTTGAGTATGAGGGGGAACTCCGAACCATGTCTAGATTGTGATCTCTTTATCCTGTTTCCCTTCCCTTTATATCTACAGGACGTGGTGGGTCCTCTGGTGCGAAATTCCGGATTTCCTTGGGTCTTCCGGTAGGAGCTGTAATCAATTGTGCTGACAACACAGGTGAGGTCTTTGCACGTTGCTATACTCCCCCTTTTAAAAGCACTCAATGGGCCTGTGGCTAATGACCTATTGAGCCGTCAAGAAAGGGGAGAGTGAAAACATCGCTTTTGGGTGAAGTGGCAACATGTGTTGTTTGCTTCAATCGGTGGTGTGACAAGGCGTTCTTGCGGACTAACTGCTTGGGCAGTGAGTGGAGGGAGGGGCTTTGGAAGTGTTTGGGAAATGTTATACTGATGGAACGGCCTGATTGGCcctcaacattttttatttttatttacattctttTGTAGGAGCCAAAAACCTGTATATCATCTCCGTGAAGGGGATCAAGGGACGGCTGAACAGACTTCCCGCTGCTGGTGTGGGTGACATGGTGATGGCCACAGTCAAGAAAGGCAAACCAGAGCTCAGAAAAAAGGGTGAGTAAACACTGAGCCCACCTTAATACTGATGAGTAGTGGGGGGACGCTTTCCTTTATTGGAAAATGGATCAGTTTTCAAGGCCTCGTTTGTTTTCCATTGAGAGGCAGTGTGAGATAAGTATCTTAAGTTTTTGCTCATATTGTGTTGGAGGGGGGACCATCATCTTGTCACTTCCATaccttagttgttttttttttgttgttgttgttttttgttttgttttgttttttgagatggagtctctctctgtcgcccagcccatactggagtgcaatggcacgatcttggctcactgcagcctccgcctcctgggctctcaaaaaaaaaaatattaaaaaacgaAAACAACAAGCTGcccattgcttattttattgttatttgtttttgagatggagtctcacttgttgcccaggctggagtgcagtggcacatatctgttcactgcaacctccacctcccaggctcaagagattgtcctgcctcagcctcccgagtagctgggatcataggtgtgcaccaccacacccggctaattgctCATTACTTAATCTCAGGCTCCCCACTCAAAAGTTTTCCTGTCAGGTGTATGATTTAAAGGGGGAGGCCTCAAAATACTTGCAGCTTGTGTCCTGTCTGGCTTTAGAACTTCTGGTGTTTGGTGCATTTTAACTTCAGCGCTTGCACTTTTTTCCTGTGCCTGCCTAATCTGTCTCTACCCTGGGATGTCTTGCTCTTCTAAAGAGTTCCTGGCCATCCCTTGATTTACCAATGTGATGTTGTTTTGTCAGCCCTGTATTACAGTTACTCCTATTCCTGTATCCACCCCACGATGCTGTCCAGTAGATTTTTAGCCTTTGGGTTAGAAATTGTATTTTGTTCACCATTAATATCCATTTGAGGGCTGGGTAGCACTGTGATTGTGATTCAGCAATTGCATGGGCTTTTTCCTCTTCTCAGAACACTTCCTGGGTCTGATTGGTGGCCCAGGGAGCTGTCAGAGAAGAGCAGAGCAAATGGCCTTCACTTTGTAGATGAGATGGCAGGAGGGTGGATTGTTGGTCTCAGCCAGTGGTGGGACAGACCAGAGCTCCGAACACTTCAGTTTTAAAACTAGTTGTGAGTTTCCAATTCTGTTAATGTCTTTTTTGGTCCTTGTTTCTGCTAAATGAATACATCCCCTCCCCTTGGAACTTAATATCAATAAATAGCAAGCACAGAAATATGCAAAAGGGCCAGGTCTATTTGAAgaatttgtgaggattaaatggtttATGAGTAGAGGAGGGTCAGTCAGTAAGTACTGGCTACCTCATGTGTGTCCCATTACTAACTTGGTTAGACTTACCTATTTTTTATGTAGTCTTTCTGTCATTATAAAAATTCTGTGTAAGGACCCCATGCTAGTATCAGTGAAGATTGTGAATCCAGGTGTGTCTGACTCTACAATAGTTCTTCACAAGCATTATATTTCACTGTGTAGTGATACTTCATTTTGAAAGTTGGGAAAAGCATCTTTTTCACTTCAGTACAGATGGGTATAAAAGTTACTTAGGACACTGGAAAACAGttcattaaaagtaaaacaaagcctggtgcttgggcccaggaattcaaactgttttccagtgtAAATCTGAATAGCTTGGTCTCTGCTCATTGCCAGGACTGGGAGGAGTTGGGGGTCCCAGGTCCCATTTCTACATCCCAATTCAGTGATACTGGGATCTTAATAACCTACCTGTGAGGTGAAGTTGGAAAAGGCATAGGCAAGGATAGTTGTCCTGAGAGTTTTACACTTGTGAGAAAATACTGGCAGCTTTGATTTTAAGATGTGAATAGATGattgtggttcatgcctatactcccagcactttgggaggccaggcttgccaacgtggcaaaaccgtgtctctatgaaaaaaaaaaaaaaaaaaatctgggcatggtggtgtgcacctgtagtccaagatactagagaggctgaggtgggaggatcaccttaaAGATTGATATTTACACTGTCACTGTCTCAAACGCTGAGTGTACATTCTGTCTAGTTGGAAACTGCTTTTGTGGTGGCTCTGCGACTTGACAGGTTAATGACTGctgtccttttttcttctctcagtaCATCCAGCAGTGGTCATTCGACAACGAAAGTCATACCGTAGAAAAGATGGCgtgtttctttattttgaagATAATGCAGGAGTCATAGTGAA
Proteins encoded in this window:
- the RPL23 gene encoding large ribosomal subunit protein uL14; the protein is MSKRGRGGSSGAKFRISLGLPVGAVINCADNTGAKNLYIISVKGIKGRLNRLPAAGVGDMVMATVKKGKPELRKKVHPAVVIRQRKSYRRKDGVFLYFEDNAGVIVNNKGEMKGSAITGPVAKECADLWPRIASNAGSIA